A section of the Falco rusticolus isolate bFalRus1 chromosome Z, bFalRus1.pri, whole genome shotgun sequence genome encodes:
- the DCTN3 gene encoding dynactin subunit 3 isoform X2, giving the protein MAAGAVELQRMQWRLEELEQRVGVGACGPCKVADEVGKVQMALSNITGKRERIKILFKKNKQVINSRAALLEQVKNLQPILDSASIQAVPDHATKLQRLSQIHIQQQEQCHDLTDDVKILLEDYNKMTLLLSKQFVQWNEILTRLETAKEEKPAAE; this is encoded by the exons ATGGCGGCAGGGGCGGTGGAGCTGCAGCGGATGCAGTGgcggctggaggagctggagcagcgGGTCGGCGTCGGGGCCTGCGGGCCGTGCAAG GTGGCGGACGAGGTGGGGAAGGTGCAGATGGCGCTGAGCAATATCACCGGCAAGAGGGAGAGGATCAAAATCCTGTTTAAGAAAA ACAAGCAGGTTATTAATTCCCGAGCAGCTCTTCTGGAGCAGGTGAAGAACCTCCAGCCCATCTTGGACAGTGCCAGCATCCAAG cGGTTCCTGACCATGCTACCAAACTACAGCGACTCTCTCAAATACACATACAGCAGCAG GAACAGTGTCATGATCTCACTGATGATGTCAAGATTCTCCTTGAAGACTACAACAAAATG ACCCTGCTTCTCTCCAAGCAGTTTGTCCAGTGGAATGAAATATTGACACGGCTGGAAAcagccaaggaagagaaacCTGCAGCAGAGTGA
- the DCTN3 gene encoding dynactin subunit 3 isoform X1, whose product MAAGAVELQRMQWRLEELEQRVGVGACGPCKVADEVGKVQMALSNITGKRERIKILFKKIEDVIKYIDPQYIDRMAVPDAMKLQFILADKQVINSRAALLEQVKNLQPILDSASIQAVPDHATKLQRLSQIHIQQQEQCHDLTDDVKILLEDYNKMTLLLSKQFVQWNEILTRLETAKEEKPAAE is encoded by the exons ATGGCGGCAGGGGCGGTGGAGCTGCAGCGGATGCAGTGgcggctggaggagctggagcagcgGGTCGGCGTCGGGGCCTGCGGGCCGTGCAAG GTGGCGGACGAGGTGGGGAAGGTGCAGATGGCGCTGAGCAATATCACCGGCAAGAGGGAGAGGATCAAAATCCTGTTTAAGAAAA TTGAAgatgtaataaaatatattgacCCTCAGTACATTGATAGGATGGCTGTTCCAGATGCCATGAAGCTGCAGTTCATCTTGGCAG ACAAGCAGGTTATTAATTCCCGAGCAGCTCTTCTGGAGCAGGTGAAGAACCTCCAGCCCATCTTGGACAGTGCCAGCATCCAAG cGGTTCCTGACCATGCTACCAAACTACAGCGACTCTCTCAAATACACATACAGCAGCAG GAACAGTGTCATGATCTCACTGATGATGTCAAGATTCTCCTTGAAGACTACAACAAAATG ACCCTGCTTCTCTCCAAGCAGTTTGTCCAGTGGAATGAAATATTGACACGGCTGGAAAcagccaaggaagagaaacCTGCAGCAGAGTGA
- the RPP25L gene encoding ribonuclease P protein subunit p25-like protein: protein MENYKKTKIVEKPCPQPFTNLPPDIIEMKVKDGSKIRNLMGYAISKMELDSVRQILFTGSGKAVSKTITCVEIMKRRLKELHQITKVLFKQIEEIWEPIVPEAGLDALTVKRNIPAICVLLSKDALDPQEPGYQAPGSFDAFWIETLQAESQGQMKRKQRGGQGAGSTGRHPQSAGGAPGESCAKS, encoded by the coding sequence ATGGAGAACTATAAGAAGACCAAAATTGTAGAGAAGCCTTGCCCTCAGCCTTTCACCAACCTGCCCCCTGATATTATTGAAATGAAAGTGAAGGATGGGAGCAAAATCAGAAATCTGATGGGCTATGCCATCAGCAAGATGGAGCTGGACTCTGTGAGACAGATTCTTTTCACTGGCTCAGGCAAGGCTGTCAGCAAGACCATTACCTGCGTGGAAATCATGAAACGAAGGCTCAAAGAGCTGCACCAGATCACCAAAGTGCTCTTCAAACAGATTGAAGAGATCTGGGAACCCATTGTGCCTGAGGCAGGCCTCGATGCCTTGACAGTGAAGAGAAACATTCCTGCCATATGTGTCCTACTCAGCAAAGATGCCCTCGATCCTCAGGAGCCAGGATACCAGGCTCCAGGCTCTTTTGACGCCTTCTGGATTGAGACGCTTCAAGCTGAGTCCCAAGGCCAGATGAAGAGGAAGCAGCGTGGAGgccagggagctggcagcacaggaAGGCACCCTCAGTCTGCTGGAGGAGCGCCTGGGGAGTCCTGCGCTAAGTCCTGA